In Myripristis murdjan chromosome 2, fMyrMur1.1, whole genome shotgun sequence, a genomic segment contains:
- the LOC115373839 gene encoding uncharacterized protein LOC115373839: protein MRVCWIFLVFLGFGLSHAKFLSACSEEADTSILKTVASLFGVQLNSTDNLKLLCLPVNGTVSVPCPNPDGAEVAFSLSLGRDVIASHSCKEHNNASKHSENVVKISAGVELHRNVTEGSISFVVAARKSGNYSCAATRTWPPPILPLHNTSNILVLMEGHDCTCESDHEDQPPPVYPLWIWILGIAAVGAYSLIVTIIAFVNWLKLKRKDSQSDYMNTKPRAPKGHRKGGVQHPIPRHF, encoded by the exons ATGCGCGTCTGCTGGATCTTCTTGGTCTTCCTGGGCTTCGGATTGTCTCATGCCAAGTTTCTGAGCGCCTGCAGTG AGGAAGCAGACACCAGCATCCTAAAAACTGTCGCCTCTCTGTTTGGGGTGCAGCTCAACAGCACTG acaaTCTAAAACTCCTCTGTTTACCGGTCAATGGCACAGTGTCTGTGCCGTGTCCAAACCCGGACGGTGCAGAAGTGGCCTTCAGCCTCAGCCTGGGCCGGGACGTGATCGCCAGTCACTCGTGCAAGGAGCACAACAACGCGTCCAAGCATTCAGAGAACGTCGTGAAAATCAGTGCGGGCGTGGAGCTGCACAGGAATGTCACGGAAGGATCAATCAGTTTTGTCGTGGCCGCCAGGAAATCTGGGAACTACAGCTGTGCAGCCACACGCACTTGGCCTCCTCCCATTCTGCCATTACACAACACCTCGAATATCCTGGTACTCATGGAAG GACACGACTGCACATGCGAGTCAGACCATGAAGATCAACCCCCCCCTGTGTACCCTCTGTGGATATGGATTCTGGGGATTGCAGCAGTCGGCGCCTACAGCCTCATTGTGACCATCATTGCTTTTGTCAACTGG CTCAAGTTGAAGAGAAAAGATTCTCAAAGTGACTACATGAACACCAAACCCAGAGCACCCAAGGGCCACAGGAAGGGAGGCGTTCAGCACCCCATACCACGGCACTTCTGA